A region from the Mustela erminea isolate mMusErm1 chromosome 10, mMusErm1.Pri, whole genome shotgun sequence genome encodes:
- the COL8A2 gene encoding collagen alpha-2(VIII) chain, translated as MRGALPPLSSLLLLLLLGCGPRAATGGGAGGAAGYAPVKYVQPMHKGPVGPPFREGKGQYLEMPLPLLPMDLKGEPGPPGKPGPRGPPGPPGFPGKPGTGKPGLHGQPGPAGPPGFSRMGKAGPPGLPGKAGPPGQPGLQGEPGIRGDQGLRGPPGPPGLPGPSGIAVPGKPGPQGVPGPPGFGGEPGPQGEPGPPGDRGLKGDNGVGQPGLPGAPGQGGAPGPPGLPGPAGLGKPGLDGLPGAPGDKGESGPPGVPGPRGEPGALGPKGPPGVDGVGVPGAAGLPGPQGPAGAKGEPGTRGPPGLIGPTGYGVPGLPGPKGDRGPAGVPGLLGDRGEPGEDGEPGEQGPQGLGGPPGLPGSAGLPGRRGPPGPKGDTGPGGPPGVPGIRGDQGPNGLAGKPGPPGERGLPGAHGPPGPTGPKGEPGFTGRPGGPGVAGALGQKGDLGLPGQPGLRGPSGIPGLQGPAGPIGPQGLPGLKGEPGLPGPPGEGKVGEPGVTGPTGPPGVPGSPGLTGPPGPPGPPGPPGAPGAFDETGIAGLHLPNGGVEGAVLGKGGKPQFGLGELSAHATPAFTAVLTSPFPASGMPVKFDRTLYNGHSGYNPATGIFTCPVGGVYYFAYHVHVKGTNVWVALYKNNVPATYTYDEYKKGYLDQASGGAVLQLRPNDQVWVQMPSDQANGLYSTEYIHSSFSGFLLCPT; from the exons ATGCGGGGGGCTCTGCCGCCCCTGTCttcgctgctgctgctgctgctgctggggtgcGGGCCGAGGGCAGCCACCGGAGGCGGTGCCGGCGGGGCCGCGGGCTACGCGCCGGTGAAGTACGTGCAGCCCATGCACAAAGGACCTGTGGGGCCGCCGTTCCGCGAGGGCAAGGGCCAGTACCTGG AAATGCCTCTACCGCTGCTGCCAATGGACCTGAAAGGCGAGCCTGGTCCGCCTGGGAAGCCCGGGCCTCGGGGGCCCCCTGGCCCTCCTGGCTTCCCAGGAAAACCAGGCACCGGAAAACCAGGACTCCATGGGCAGCCTGGCCCCGCCGGCCCCCCTGGCTTCTCCCGGATGGGCAAGGCTGGTCCCCCAGGGCTCCCGGGCAAGGCTGGGCCACCAGGACAGCCAGGGCTTCAGGGCGAGCCAGGGATACGAGGGGACCAGGGTCTTCGGGGGCCCCCAGGACCTCCTGGCCTCCCTGGGCCCTCAGGCATTGCTGTCCCTGGGAAGCCAGGCCCCCAGGGGGTGCCAGGACCCCCAGGATTCGGAGGGGAGCCAGGGCCCCAGGGGGAGCCGGGGCCCCCAGGTGATCGAGGTCTCAAGGGGGATAATGGAGTGGGTCAGCCAGGGCTACCTggggccccagggcaggggggTGCCCCTGGACCCCCTGGCCTCCCTGGTCCAGCTGGCTTGGGCAAACCAGGTTTGGATGGGcttcctggggcccctggagATAAGGGTGAGTCGGGGCCTCCGGGAGTACCGGGACCCAGGGGGGAGCCAGGGGCTCTAGGCCCAAAAGGGCCCCCCGGGGTGGATGGTGTGGGGGTCCCAGGGGCAGCAGGGCTGCCAGGGCCACAGGGCCCAGCAGGGGCCAAAGGGGAGCCAGGAACCCGGGGACCCCCTGGTCTGATAGGCCCCACTGGCTATGGGGTGCCAGGACTGCCAGGCCCCAAGGGGGACAGGGGCCCAGCTGGGGTCCCAGGCCTCTTGGGGGACAGGGGTGAGCCAGGTGAGGATGGGGAGCCAGGGGAGCAAGGCCCACAGGGCCTTGGGGGGCCCCCAGGACTTCCAGGATCTGCAGGACTCCCTGGCAGACGTGGGCCCCCTGGGCCCAAGGGGGATACAGGGCCCGGAGGACCCCCAGGAGTGCCTGGGATTCGGGGTGACCAGGGACCTAACGGCCTGGCTGGGAAACCTGGGCCCCCAGGAGAGAGGGGACTTCCTGGGGCCCATGGGCCCCCTGGACCAACTGGGCCCAAAGGTGAGCCGGGCTTCACTGGCCGCCCTGGGGGACCGGGGGTGGCAGGAGCCCTGGGACAGAAGGGTGACTTGGGGCTCCCTGGGCAGCCAGGCCTGAGGGGCCCCTCAGgaatcccagggctccagggccCAGCTGGTCCTATCGGGCCCCAGGGACTGCCAGGCCTGAAGGGTGAACCCGGCTTGCCAGGGCCCCCAGGCGAGGGGAAAGTGGGGGAACCGGGAGTGACTGGGCCTACAGGGCCCCCTGGGGTCCCTGGGTCCCCAGGACTCACTGGCCCTCCCGGGCCTCCTGGGCCTCCTGGTCCCCCTGGCGCCCCGGGGGCCTTTGATGAGACTGGCATCGCCGGCCTGCACCTGCCCAATGGAGGCGTGGAGGGCGCTGTGCTGGGCAAGGGGGGCAAGCCGCAGTTCGGGCTGGGAGAGCTGTCGGCCCACGCCACGCCCGCCTTCACCGCCGTACTCACCTCACCCTTCCCCGCCTCGGGCATGCCTGTCAAGTTTGACCGGACTCTCTACAACGGCCACAGTGGCTACAACCCAGCCACTGGCATCTTCACCTGCCCTGTGGGTGGGGTCTACTACTTTGCTTACCACGTGCACGTCAAGGGCACCAACGTGTGGGTGGCCCTGTACAAGAACAACGTGCCAGCCACATACACCTACGACGAGTACAAGAAGGGCTACCTGGACCAGGCATCTGGCGGGGCTGTGCTCCAGCTGCGGCCCAACGACCAGGTCTGGGTGCAGATGCCGTCGGACCAGGCCAACGGCCTCTACTCCACTGAGTATATCCACTCCTCCTTTTCAGGGTTCTTGCTCTGCCCCACATAA